In Gammaproteobacteria bacterium, one genomic interval encodes:
- a CDS encoding acyl-CoA dehydrogenase, which translates to MLSLTVTLVVLALSWTLAYVGAPLLVWTAVVTVAYAALLVAGLLGTAGAAILGVPLLLLLAFNIVPLRRGVLTRGLFERFKAVMPEMSQTERDALEAGDTWWETEMFRGRPNWKQLLDFPRTEYTEEEQAFLDNQCATLCAMINDWQIDFELREIPAPVMDYIREQRFLAMLIDKKHGGLGFSARAQSEVVTRIATRSIAVAVTVMVPNSLGPGELLMIYGTPEQKKQWLPGLVSGREIPCFGLTGPEAGSDATAMPDHGEVCYGELGGRRTLGIRLNFSKRWITLAPIATVVGLAFKLSDPEGLLGDKSRVDYGITCALVPANHPGVEIGRRHYPGSAFMNGPIFGKDVFVPLDWIIGGPANAGRGWRMLVECLSAGRGISLPALAAATAQTAYRMTGAYARIRTQFRLPVGKFEGVQEATGRIAGLTYLMEATRVLTSSAVDHCAPSVVTAIAKYHMTELMRRIVADAMDVHGGRGIQQGPRNYLASAYQAAPVAITVEGANILVRNLMIFGQGAIRCHPYVLKEMEASRHDDLEAFDQTLWAHLGYSINRAVRALSLGLSGAGLARAPLSGPLASYYRQLERMSASLAIVSDVTMGILGGDLKRKERLSARLGDVLSHLYMASAVLKYHRDEGEPEEDLPYARWALQHCLSQIELAFEGFFANFPNRFAAGVMRRLVFPLGRSHREPSDALTAELAEHMMLPSALRDRLSQSVYTAGGPDDAVGRMERAFTLLHEAAAVTDLLDSAAQDGEAPGDTLAERLKNAIANGRITAEQSQVLDEYEKARLDAIQTDDFSPDYLRRIAAVDTREVSEARQQHVA; encoded by the coding sequence ATGTTGAGCCTTACCGTCACGCTGGTGGTGCTGGCGCTGAGTTGGACGCTGGCCTACGTCGGCGCGCCCTTGCTGGTCTGGACCGCCGTGGTCACCGTGGCCTATGCCGCGCTGCTGGTCGCCGGTCTGCTCGGTACCGCGGGCGCCGCGATACTGGGTGTGCCACTGCTGTTATTGCTGGCGTTCAACATTGTTCCGCTGCGACGCGGCGTGCTCACCCGCGGTCTGTTCGAACGCTTCAAGGCCGTGATGCCCGAGATGTCGCAGACCGAGCGCGATGCGCTGGAGGCCGGTGACACCTGGTGGGAGACCGAGATGTTTCGCGGCCGCCCGAACTGGAAGCAGCTGCTCGACTTCCCGCGTACCGAATACACCGAAGAAGAACAGGCCTTCCTCGACAATCAATGCGCCACGCTGTGCGCAATGATCAACGACTGGCAGATCGACTTCGAACTGCGCGAGATTCCGGCGCCGGTGATGGACTACATCCGCGAGCAGCGCTTTCTGGCGATGCTGATCGACAAGAAGCACGGCGGGCTCGGTTTCTCCGCGCGCGCCCAATCGGAAGTGGTCACGCGCATCGCCACGCGCTCGATCGCCGTGGCTGTCACCGTCATGGTTCCGAATTCGCTGGGGCCGGGCGAACTGCTGATGATCTACGGCACGCCCGAGCAGAAGAAGCAATGGTTGCCGGGACTGGTGTCCGGCCGGGAGATTCCCTGCTTCGGCCTGACCGGACCCGAAGCCGGCTCCGACGCCACCGCCATGCCGGACCACGGCGAGGTTTGCTACGGCGAACTCGGGGGCCGCCGCACCCTCGGTATCCGCCTCAACTTCTCCAAGCGCTGGATCACGCTGGCGCCGATCGCCACCGTGGTCGGCCTGGCCTTCAAACTCAGCGATCCGGAAGGTCTGCTCGGTGACAAGTCGCGGGTGGACTACGGCATCACCTGCGCGCTGGTGCCGGCGAATCATCCCGGCGTCGAGATTGGCCGCCGCCACTACCCCGGCTCCGCCTTCATGAACGGCCCGATCTTCGGCAAGGACGTGTTCGTGCCGCTGGACTGGATCATCGGCGGCCCCGCCAATGCCGGTCGCGGTTGGCGCATGCTGGTGGAATGTCTGTCCGCCGGTCGCGGCATCTCGCTGCCGGCACTGGCCGCCGCAACCGCGCAGACCGCCTACCGCATGACCGGTGCCTACGCACGCATTCGAACCCAGTTTCGCCTGCCGGTAGGCAAGTTCGAGGGCGTGCAGGAAGCCACCGGCCGCATCGCCGGGCTGACCTACCTGATGGAAGCCACGCGCGTGCTCACCAGTTCCGCCGTGGACCATTGCGCGCCGAGCGTGGTCACCGCGATCGCCAAGTACCACATGACCGAACTGATGCGCCGCATCGTCGCCGACGCGATGGACGTGCACGGCGGGCGCGGCATCCAGCAGGGCCCGCGCAACTACCTGGCCTCCGCCTATCAGGCCGCGCCGGTGGCGATCACCGTGGAAGGCGCCAACATCCTGGTCCGCAATCTGATGATCTTCGGCCAGGGCGCGATCCGCTGCCATCCCTACGTGCTCAAGGAAATGGAAGCCTCAAGACACGACGACCTCGAAGCCTTCGACCAGACGTTATGGGCGCACCTGGGCTATTCGATCAATCGTGCCGTGCGCGCACTCAGCCTGGGCCTCAGCGGCGCCGGCCTCGCGCGCGCACCACTGAGCGGTCCCCTCGCCTCGTACTACCGACAGCTCGAACGGATGTCCGCCTCGCTGGCCATCGTCTCCGACGTGACCATGGGCATTCTGGGCGGCGACCTCAAGCGCAAGGAACGCCTATCCGCCCGCCTGGGCGACGTGCTGTCCCACCTCTATATGGCCTCCGCCGTGCTCAAGTACCACCGCGACGAAGGCGAGCCGGAAGAAGACCTGCCCTACGCCCGCTGGGCCTTGCAGCACTGCCTGTCGCAGATCGAACTCGCGTTCGAAGGCTTCTTCGCCAACTTCCCGAACCGTTTTGCCGCTGGCGTGATGCGCCGTCTGGTGTTCCCCTTGGGCCGCTCGCATCGCGAGCCGTCCGACGCGCTGACCGCCGAACTGGCCGAACACATGATGTTGCCGAGCGCGCTGCGCGATCGCCTCAGCCAATCGGTCTACACCGCCGGCGGCCCGGACGATGCCGTCGGCCGCATGGAACGCGCCTTCACACTGCTGCACGAAGCCGCCGCTGTCACCGACCTGCTCGACAGCGCCGCGCAAGACGGCGAAGCGCCGGGAGACACCCTGGCAGAACGCCTGAAGAACGCGATTGCCAACGGCCGAATCACCGCCGAGCAATCCCAGGTGCTGGACGAGTACGAAAAGGCACGCCTCGACGCCATCCAGACCGACGATTTCTCGCCGGACTATCTGCGCCGCATCGCGGCCGTGGATACGCGCGAGGTTTCGGAGGCGCGGCAACAGCATGTTGCTTGA
- a CDS encoding type II toxin-antitoxin system HicB family antitoxin, with translation MDYTIEYEQEADGRWLAEVPELPGVLAYGVSAEDAMRKAETLALRVLAERLEQNETAPISIRIGLQAA, from the coding sequence ATGGACTATACGATCGAATACGAGCAAGAAGCCGATGGTCGATGGTTGGCTGAAGTCCCGGAATTGCCGGGGGTTCTTGCATACGGCGTCAGCGCGGAAGATGCCATGCGTAAAGCTGAAACGCTTGCGCTTCGAGTTCTCGCCGAGCGGTTGGAACAAAATGAAACAGCGCCCATTTCGATACGCATCGGTCTGCAAGCTGCATGA
- a CDS encoding type II toxin-antitoxin system HicA family toxin has translation MSSWPSSKASKVFAALQQIGWSLKRQSGSHRTLHREGWPDYVFAFHDREEIGPRMLARIAKHTGLRPEDL, from the coding sequence ATGAGCAGCTGGCCTTCGTCAAAGGCCAGCAAAGTGTTCGCAGCGCTTCAGCAGATCGGCTGGAGCCTCAAGCGCCAGTCAGGATCGCACAGGACGCTGCACCGCGAAGGATGGCCGGATTATGTGTTCGCATTCCATGATCGTGAAGAAATCGGCCCGCGAATGCTTGCAAGAATTGCCAAGCACACAGGACTCCGGCCGGAAGATTTGTAG